The Candidatus Methylomirabilota bacterium genomic interval ATTATACCACGACAAAGAATAAACAGAATACGCCGGATCGAATCGAATTGAGTAAGTACTGTCGTTGGTGCCGTAAGCACACCGCGCACAAGGAAGCCAAGTAGACCGTTTCGCGTTTCGCGTTGATGGCGGAGCTTGTTGGAGCCGGAAACCCGGAACCTGAAACTTTGCAAAGGCCAGTAGCTCTAACGGCAGAGCACCGGACTCCAAATCCGGGGGTTGGGGGTTCAAATCCCTCCTGGCCTGCCACATGGCGCCAAATACCGTATCACGCTCAAGGAATAGGCCCGTTGGTGGCGGTCAGGTGTCATGGGTATTCGCCTTTTCAAGATACGAATCGACGGTCTCGTCTCGGCGTCAGCGTGAGACGGGTCACCGACGCCTGAAGGCTGGAGGGGTACAAAGACGACGATGATGCAACGGTGGGAGCAGTTGATTCAGTTCCTTAAAGAGGTGAGGACCGAGCTGAAAAAGGTCAATTGGCCCCTCAGGAAAGAGGTGGTGGGATCGACGATCGTGGTCATCGTCTCGGTTTTTATCCTCTCGTTCTTCCTCGGATTAGTTGATATCACGTTGCAGAAGCTCATCACCCTGGTGGTCAGGTAGTGTTCGATCAACCGATGTCCACGGATCAGGCTATGGCGCACAGTTGGTACGTCATTCATACATACTCGGGTTTTGAGAATAAGGTCAAGGAGAGTATCGAGCAGCGGGCCGCCGCCTTGGGACTGTCCGACAAGATCTCCAAGGTGATGATTCCCACTGAAGATGTGGTCGAGCTTAAGAAGGGCAAGCGAACGGTCTCCTCGCGGAAGTTTTTTCCGGGATATGTATTGATCAAAGCGGAGATGTCCGAGCAGCTCTGGTATCTGGTGAAGAATACGCCGAAGGTCACCGGCTTTGTCGGTCCGGCTACACAACCGACCCCGGTACCGGAGGAGCAGGTGCAGACCATCCTGCAGCAGGTAGAGGAGGGGGCCGAGCGACCCAAACACAGGGTCATGTTTCTTCGCGGAGAGAGTGTCCGCGTTATTGATGGTCCGTTTGCCAACTTTACCGGCCTCGTTGATGAGGTCAAGCCCGAAAAGGGTCGGCTGAAGGTCATGGTCAGCATCTTCGGCCGACCGACACCGGTGGACCTGGAGTTTCTCCAGGT includes:
- the rpmG gene encoding 50S ribosomal protein L33, yielding MREIVTLACGECKRRNYTTTKNKQNTPDRIELSKYCRWCRKHTAHKEAK
- a CDS encoding preprotein translocase subunit SecE; translation: MMQRWEQLIQFLKEVRTELKKVNWPLRKEVVGSTIVVIVSVFILSFFLGLVDITLQKLITLVVR
- a CDS encoding transcription termination/antitermination protein NusG, with the protein product MAHSWYVIHTYSGFENKVKESIEQRAAALGLSDKISKVMIPTEDVVELKKGKRTVSSRKFFPGYVLIKAEMSEQLWYLVKNTPKVTGFVGPATQPTPVPEEQVQTILQQVEEGAERPKHRVMFLRGESVRVIDGPFANFTGLVDEVKPEKGRLKVMVSIFGRPTPVDLEFLQVEKV